Proteins encoded together in one Ogataea parapolymorpha DL-1 chromosome III, whole genome shotgun sequence window:
- a CDS encoding Protein ECM21 encodes MFKQKLQSLAGTSPMNPNPYSPRNSIDVHSFTLSNEDLAGESPDLSKTNMKPYNDALASYLSQCGFSAGLVKFKHGSKIGKSALKIFGNSAPKSVQAFLSGTGQMLFLPYNPAKKKDQLSDDVPEEDEEGDMDESDIEETPEPGQQGLRQPRTLHHTVASHTFVVVIKLMKTQSLTSIARARYYADATTNWTSGISVENAKGKYKLAFKEKYRVSKDIDWDLDLRNPDCFIPFKVFDSDPDSVEEFNFEFAQDAESEVTSSTKTSAEVLRSPSAAQELRYYEPLSPKDFVNEIDDNGKDTVKHEDLFAGVEAESRNFQPGYYVFLLPVVYPINTPETVRTPLATVSHNLHVQVESAQYVPAILPPPSALLSVPQHHRYEDTDIVGSYFNSNTSKSIRRKLGRHRSSSVSSTTSASHKSANPIYDFSHELPVIRLPPSDATSTLNKSIYVNKIWSDSLNYEILLPRKFIQLSPKSGISDPYMRSSTFVLQMKLIPLVKNLSLKRIKINIVEKITYISKDRKYETEVGSMDRSGCKERKVTLMEIKTKEKNHTSAMNTQIIKGCANENLLTFCYNNGKVPDFDGRSRSGSFNNLHLGTKRMAKLLEPSKNSSSSSLPSTSQEEVSITNPVKLQCPLRFIANDETKLISETHDALTHNGFDGNDNDIDPPPVGDEVSIFSMSSQGENDQQEEESSGWLSKSPLLSPILSPKKTSYPPKMSNKEDDRLQEFSFYPDTNFHNVNIKHRLQVCFRISKPYENKTDHNGEPKMHHYEVIVDTPIVFVSPFCVRENVELPSYEYAVRSSALDASKPTDGFAFSADCEQNNDIDEDLPTFEEAVLQPSSPMMSGYNIPNQYFSTFNSTTMLSQSPFSIGSSSPPASYSMGHNGSSLSGLNLNNMNDVSFNNLDSLLQTADAEDEELFAKKDIKPSSAGGQLSSLLKPSVSKENVINRPAITINGKFDYENASHVPSRSSLAYYEDDLPSYQNVIEQDSHGMEENLGLLSDGDDIEGDETFHLTHGNQSLCTLDLNTVPAQATSILD; translated from the coding sequence ATGTtcaagcagaaactgcaGTCGTTGGCCGGAACAAGCCCAATGAACCCTAACCCCTACTCCCCCAGAAACAGCATCGATGTGCACTCTTTCACTCTAAGCAACGAAGACCTCGCTGGCGAGTCCCCCGATCTCAGCAAGACAAACATGAAACCCTACAACGACGCACTAGCCTCGTATTTGTCGCAGTGCGGCTTCAGCGCCGGCCTCGTGAAGTTCAAGCACGGCTCGAAAATCGGCAAGTCTGCGCTGAAAATATTCGGCAACTCCGCTCCAAAGTCAGTGCAGGCTTTCCTATCGGGAACGGGCCAAATGCTGTTCCTCCCTTACAACCCggccaaaaagaaggacCAGCTTTCAGATGACGTCCCCGAAGAGGACGAAGAGGGCGATATGGACGAATCTGACATCGAGGAGACCCCAGAGCCAGGACAGCAGGGTTTGCGCCAGCCGCGGACGTTGCATCACACCGTGGCCAGCCACACATTCGTGGTGGTCATCAAGCTCATGAAGACCCAGTCGCTGACCTCTATAGCTCGGGCGCGCTACTACGCCGATGCGACAACGAACTGGACTTCTGGAATCAGCGTGGAAAATGCAAAGGGAAAGTACAAATTGGCATTCAAGGAAAAATACAGAGTGTCTAAGGACATTGATTGGGACCTGGATCTCCGCAACCCGGACTGCTTCATTCCGTTCAAAGTCTTTGACAGCGATCCAGACAGTGTGGAGGAGTTCAACTTCGAATTTGCTCAGGATGCAGAGTCAGAGGTCACGTCGTCCACCAAAACTTCGGCAGAAGTTTTGCGCTCTCCATCTGCAGCACAGGAACTTCGATACTACGAGCCCCTGAGTCCAAAGGATTTTGTCAATGAgatcgacgacaacggCAAAGACACCGTCAAACACGAGGACCTTTTTGCAGGGGTCGAAGCTGAATCACGGAATTTCCAGCCCGGCTACTACGTTTTTTTGCTTCCTGTGGTGTATCCGATCAACACTCCCGAAACCGTGCGGACACCTCTTGCTACTGTCTCGCATAATCTGCATGTGCAAGTTGAGTCTGCACAATATGTTCCTGCCATTCTTCCTCCCCCATCAGCTTTGCTTTCCGTCCCGCAACACCATCGCTATGAAGACACCGATATAGTTGGAAGCTATTTTAACTCCAACACCTCAAAGAGCATTCGAAGAAAACTCGGCCGCCACAGATCTTCTTCCGTTTCTTCGACCACCTCAGCTTCCCACAAGTCCGCCAATCCAATTTACGATTTTAGCCACGAGCTTCCGGTTATTCGTCTGCCTCCTTCCGACGCCACGTCAACTTTGAACAAATCTATCTACGTCAACAAAATTTGGAGCGATTCTCTCAATTACGAGATTCTGCTGCCTCGGAAGTTCATCCAGCTGTCTCCAAAGTCTGGCATCAGCGACCCTTACATGAGAAGTTCGACTTTTGTTTTGCAAATGAAGCTCATTCCCTTGGTGAAAAATCTCTCTTTGAAACGGATCAAGATCAACattgtggaaaaaatcaccTACATCTCAAAAGATCGTAAGTACGAGACCGAGGTGGGCTCAATGGACCGTTCAGGATGCAAAGAGCGCAAGGTGACGTTAATGGAGATCAAAACCAAGGAAAAGAACCACACCTCTGCCATGAACACCCAGATCATCAAGGGCTGTGCTAACGAGAACCTGCTAACCTTCTGTTACAACAACGGAAAAGTGCCAGATTTCGATGGACGCAGCAGATCCGGATCTTTCAATAACTTGCATCTGGGAACCAAAAGAatggccaagctgctcgaACCATCTAAAAACTccagttccagctctttgcCTTCGACTTCACAGGAAGAAGTCAGCATCACGAATCCTGTCAAATTGCAATGTCCGCTGCGTTTCATTGCCAATGACGAAACGAAACTCATTTCTGAAACCCACGATGCTCTTACTCACAACGGATTTGATGGCAACGACAACGATATCGATCCGCCTCCTGTAGGCGACGAGGTGTCCATTTTTTCTATGAGCTCGCAGGGCGAAAATGATcaacaggaagaagagagtTCTGGATGGCTGTCCAAATCGCCTTTGCTTTCGCCTATTTTGTCTCCCAAAAAGACATCCTATCCACCAAAAATGTCAAATAAAGAAGATGATCGGTTGCAAGAATTCTCATTTTATCCAGACACTAATTTCCATAACGTGAATATCAAGCATCGACTGCAAGTTTGTTTTCGCATCAGCAAACCCTACGAAAACAAAACCGACCACAACGGCGAGCCGAAGATGCATCACTACGAAGTGATTGTGGACACGCCTATTGTCTTCGTCTCGCCTTTCTGCGTGCGCGAAAATGTCGAGCTTCCTAGCTATGAGTATGCCGTGAGGTCGTCAGCGCTCGATGCCTCAAAACCCACTGACGGCTTTGCTTTTAGTGCCGATTGCGAGCAGAACAACGACATAGACGAAGATCTGCCCACATTCGAAGAAGCCGTGCTGCAGCCTTCGTCTCCGATGATGAGTGGCTACAACATCCCGAACCAGTACTTTTCGACGTTCAATTCTACTACAATGCTCTCGCAGTCGCCGTTCTCGATCGGCTCCAGCTCCCCTCCTGCATCTTACAGCATGGGCCATAATGGCAGCAGTTTGAGCGGGCTCAACCTGAACAACATGAACGACGTGAGCTTCAACAACCTCGATAGCTTGCTCCAGACGGCAGACGCAGAAGATGAGGAACTCTTTGCAAAGAAGGATATCAAGCCCTCCAGCGCAGGGGGCCAGCTGAGTAGTCTTCTGAAGCCATCGGTCTCGAAAGAGAACGTCATTAACCGTCCTGCGATCACCATCAATGGAAAGTTTGACTACGAGAACGCCAGCCATGTTCCGTCGAGATCTTCCTTGGCATACTACGAAGACGATCTTCCGTCCTACCAGAACGTGATCGAGCAAGACTCTCACGGCATGGAGGAGAATTTGGGACTTCTTTCGGACGGCGACGACATTGAGGGCGACGAGACGTTCCATCTCACACATGGCAATCAAAGTCTATGTACTTTGGATCTGAATACCGTGCCAGCCCAGGCCACTAGTATCCTGGACTAG
- a CDS encoding Protein MBA1, mitochondrial, giving the protein MFVGASSFARPSAARSLLNFARHASSAAGKSKKPIPRPGIDRIGVPFDPYVPMRMSRLPSPLTAPKVYLKSIWNRLLLFAYNQVQVYYFKKSMGKKYKPNFLKWKNEAIETFVRVNKGFAEKKLPSIRTNVSEYVYSALEARTKRMPATTTMGWELVKFNSVPKIISVHSFPHEDGVPLLLQIVYKFDTKQQLVVKKAGQDVQKNVRDLTEYLAFNIDPFTDRIVLAGSVFESPVSRGVAPKEAGGKEEIMAQMKAHGDIYRIEQPQE; this is encoded by the coding sequence ATGTTTGTCGGAGCGTCTTCTTTCGCCAGACCGTCGGCGGCTCGCTCGTTGCTGAATTTTGCACGCCATGCCTCCAGCGCTGCTGGTAAGTCGAAAAAACCAATTCCACGCCCAGGCATCGACCGGATCGGCGTCCCTTTCGACCCCTACGTGCCCATGAGAATGTCCCGTCTACCTAGTCCGCTCACGGCCCCAAAAGTGTACTTAAAAAGCATCTGGAACCGTCTTCTGCTTTTCGCATACAACCAGGTCCAGGTCTACTACTTCAAGAAGTCGATGGGCAAGAAGTACAAGCCGAACTTTCTCAAATGGAAAAACGAAGCCATCGAGACGTTCGTCAGAGTGAACAAGGGATTCGCCGAGAAAAAACTACCCTCGATCCGCACAAACGTGTCCGAGTACGTCTACAGCGCGCTGGAGGCCAGAACCAAACGCATGCCTGCCACGACGACCATGGGCTGGGAGCTCGTGAAGTTTAACTCGGTACCAAAAATAATCAGTGTGCACTCGTTCCCGCACGAGGACGGagttcctcttcttctgcaaaTTGTCTACAAGTTTGACACtaagcagcagcttgtcgtcaaGAAGGCGGGCCAAGACGTCCAGAAAAACGTCAGAGACTTAACAGAGTATCTGGCTTTCAATATCGACCCATTCACCGATAGAATCGTCCTGGCCGGTTCCGTGTTTGAGTCGCCTGTGTCCAGAGGCGTGGCTCCCAAGGAGGCTGGCGGAAAAGAAGAGATCATGGCCCAGATGAAGGCCCACGGAGATATTTACCGCATAGAACAACCTCAAGAATAA
- a CDS encoding putative carboxymethylenebutenolidase, whose product MLITESYTDVKTSKGDTMRIYTFHPKIPGYPRAKFPGVVVYSEIYQVTGPVARFAKKIAAEGYICVAPSIYHDFVDHRPLAYDVKGTDDGNRYKVEKTIDSYDEDNKLCCDYLYSLDTFNGKIGATGMCLGGHLAFRALLDQRITAAVCFFATDIHSKSLGKGGDDSLERVCKELDNHRQELVMFFGTLDNHVPPEGRDLIRAKLRDAGAKLTFMEICDAQHAFVRDESSKGRYDSAITSSCFGFLFELFDRRLKTDLGEEDRKPVVVENVC is encoded by the coding sequence ATGCTCATCACCGAATCGTACACGGACGTCAAGACGTCCAAGGGGGACACGATGAGAATATACACGTTCCACCCAAAAATCCCTGGATATCCACGGGCCAAGTTTCCCGGAGTCGTGGTGTACAGCGAGATCTACCAGGTGACGGGTCCTGTTGCACGGTTTGCAAAGAAGATCGCAGCCGAGGGCTACATTTGCGTGGCTCCGTCGATTTACCACGATTTTGTCGACCACCGTCCATTGGCCTATGACGTGAAGGGAACGGACGACGGCAACCGGTACAAGGTCGAAAAAACCATCGATTCCTACGATGAGGACAATAAACTATGCTGTGATTATTTGTACTCGCTGGACACGTTTAACGGGAAAATCGGTGCCACTGGAATGTGTTTGGGCGGCCATTTGGCGTTTCGCGCGCTTCTTGACCAGCGCATCACCGCGGCCGTGTGTTTTTTTGCCACCGATATCCACTCCAAGTCGCTAGGAAAAGGCGGCGACGATTCGCTGGAGCGAGTGTgcaaggagctggacaacCACAGACAGGAGCTGGTGATGTTTTTTGGCACGCTCGACAACCACGTGCCGCCTGAGGGCCGCGATCTCATCAGAGCCAAGCTCAGAGACGCGGGAGCCAAGCTCACGTTCATGGAGATCTGCGATGCCCAACATGCATTTGTTCGCGACGAAAGCAGTAAGGGCCGCTATGACTCGGCCATCACAAGCTCCTGTTTCGGGTTTTTgtttgagctgtttgacagAAGACTCAAGACCGATCTGGGCGAAGAAGACCGCAAGCCTGTTGTTGTGGAAAACGTTTGCTAG
- a CDS encoding DNA replication complex GINS protein PSF2, whose translation MSLPKSYQQNFSPQEINFLAEQELVTVIPRYSMNGAQLIGAKMPKLRALNREQIPLWLATLLKKQEKCNIVVPEWLSVEYLRVRYDEEIKYPSKFSNLPWHWLPIAKKLLDYASDDFIDPPHEIRSLLQDLREVRLVKARKGIRELNHVYIQLDGLSLMEINEIRPFILEVMDQLRKMNDSLKVKAEEEMPRQAAAQMDRDEDSDDDIYQKE comes from the coding sequence ATGTCTCTGCCCAAATCGTACCAGCAGAATTTTTCTCCCCAGGAGATCAATTTCCTGGCcgagcaggagctggtCACGGTGATACCGCGGTACAGTATGAACGGGGCACAGCTGATAGGCGCGAAAATGCCCAAACTGCGAGCCCTGAATAGAGAGCAGATCCCACTCTGGCTCGCGACGTTGCTCAAAAAACAGGAGAAATGCAACATCGTGGTGCCCGAGTGGCTTTCCGTGGAGTATCTGCGTGTGCGCTatgacgaggagatcaagtATCCGAGCAAGTTTTCGAATCTACCGTGGCACTGGCTGCCCATAGCGAAAAAACTGCTCGACTACGCGTCCGACGACTTCATCGACCCGCCGCATGAGATCAGGTCCTTGCTCCAGGACTTGCGCGAAGTTCGACTCGTCAAGGCCAGAAAGGGAATTAGGGAGCTCAATCACGTGTATATCCAGCTGGACGGACTTTCGCTGATGGAGATCAACGAGATACGGCCGTTTATTTTAGAGGTGATGGATCAGCTACGGAAAATGAACGACAGTCTTAAAGTCAAAGCCGAAGAGGAAATGCCACGCCAGGCAGCCGCGCAGATGGACCGTGACGAagacagcgacgacgatATTTATCAGAAAGAGTGA